The Prinia subflava isolate CZ2003 ecotype Zambia chromosome 2, Cam_Psub_1.2, whole genome shotgun sequence genomic sequence GAATGTTCACTTTAGTGGGGGAAAGCCACCATCAGCTGAAGGGCAAAACCTGGGATGGTGCAGTGGGTGGGACCAGGAGCATCTGGTGCTCAGGATTGCTAAAAAAGACAACACATGACTTGTTGAGCATTCACCTCTCATCATTCCAGGCAGGAAGCCGAGATTTTAACTCCTGCCACTCCCCACAGGTTCTGCAGACCCTCTTTTTGCTGACACTGTTGAGTGCCGGAGCCAGGGAAAATTCTGCCGCGCCGGGGTGTGCCCACCCACCTTCGCTGCCACCGGGACGTGCCACGGGGGGATGCTGAACTGCTGCTCCAAGTAAGGGACAAAACACCTCAGAAGGTCCCCTGGTTTATCCACTGTTCCTCTGAATAATCAGCAAAACCCCAGGGTGGCTTGCAGGGCAACCCTCACTGGGGAAGTCCAGAGGGAGGAGGAACGCGTGCGTGTTGTTGATGTGTGTTTAGGGAGAAAATTCATTGGAATGGAAGTGATGTGTGGGAGAAAGGGTTCAGAACGGTCAAAATTCCCAAGAATTCAGTGTTTTTTcgctttatttttaatttttagggGGAAAGAAAGGACGTTTTTTCAAGAAATGATTAGGAAACCACTTCACAGTATTTATACCCATCAggggaaatattttattgtccctctgtttttattttaaaattcacttaGAAATGTACATTTAAAGGGGGAAAAGCATTCACAGAAATCTGCTTCTcagcctctccccagctctccttcctcccaccACTGCACAGCTCTTAGAAAGGTGAAGAACAGTGAATTTGTCAGTGAGTGGAGACTTGGGTGTGCATTTCACTTTTGACCTTGGGAACCACTTTCTAATAATGTCTGGAGTTTCCCTGAtagccagatttttttttctttccttaaggTTTTGAACATGCTTTTAGGCAATGTTCTtcagcttaaaataaaacatattctCCAGCTACTTAATTCTTAGAATAACATTGTTCCATTAATGGCTACGAGATgatccctgccagctgcagtgaCATTCCCACCCCCCAAATTCAGTGCCAAATTAGGAGAGGTTCTTGTACCTTTGATGGTAGAGGACTGGTGTGATGCTACAATTCATCCCAGCCATGATGTTCAGGCAGATCTCCTGCCACTGATGTGACTGGACAGAACTTGGCTCAAAACAAAGAGAGAGCTAAGATCTGTGATGTCTGAATTTTCCAGAACTCCTTCTTCtgtaattttgttatttttagatTTGCCAGGGTTTAAAGGTTCCCAGAAAGTGAAGAAATCTGATGAGATAGTTCTAGGAAAAAAGTTTTACACATTTATTCAGCAAAGGAGGATCCTCAGCGGTTTCAGAAAACCCAAGTAATTCCAATAATAAGACAGTCTTGTTGACAGGAGAATAAGATGTTAAGGAAAAAGATGCTAAGGATGCATTTGGGAATTCAGGAAAGTAAATGGAACAGAAGGAACCTGATATTAGATGATTTTACAAAGGAGTGATGTGATCCCTCAGTTCCTGTGACCACTCATCCTCCTTGGGAATCAATTTCCACTGATAGCAAATGGATTGGTAGGAGCAGATGGATGATCTCCAACATCTCTGAATGTCTGTCAGAACATCTGCTAGACCTGACCAAAAGAAAACTGAGCCTGGGAAAGGAACAAGACCTCTTGAGTTTGGTTTCAGGTGTAATTTTCCTACAGAAATACTCTGTCTTGGAAGAAAGTACCCAGTACTGATGGATGTTAGTGGTCAGGATTAAAATTCTTGTATTGGCTGATTTTCAGCTGAGCTGACCAATGCAAGAGTAGAAGTTAAAACCAACAGGGTATTCTGAGGTACaatataaatttctttttccagttcaGGTTACTTGAAAACAAATCTTTGAACTTAGACATGAAGGGCTTGGTTCAGCAGGATACATTGAGATGTTTAGTGGCATTTGAGGTACCTTGGAGTATTTAAATCATATCAATGTATCTGGCTGAGTTAGCTCTAAGGGAAAACactgattttcagaaaagaCAGATGTCTGGAGGCCAAGCAGATACCCCAGATCACTTCAGATGGCACTAGACTTGTGTGTTCAGTAACTACATCAAATCCCCAATCTTTATTTTGGTGTAAACCAAATAAAAAGTGTCACCACAAGTGGTCATATAACCCATCTGCCAGTGGCCACAGTTCTTACACACTGGGTATCTGCAGATCTGGACATCCCACACGCACACAGAGATGTAGGTTTTTAAACCTGCAGGCTGAACACACCCTGCAAGTTCATTTTGAAAGGTAATTAGAAGGTATTGAGGCTTTTAGAGAATGAGTGGAGGTGGCACTGCAGCACAATAAGAAGATTGTTTGTATCCTTGCAGGGTTTTGGCAGAGTAAGAAGAAAAGGCTTTCCTGGATCAGAGCCCTTGTACCAGCAACATTTCCACTGCCTTGAGGAGCTGATTTTCCTGGGTTCCTCCTCTATCTAAAGCCTCCTGCAAATGAGCATGAAAAGAAGCTTCCAGAGGGCATGTCCTGTTAGCACACCGCTTCTGGAGATCCGGGTCTTTCCTCGCTGAAGTCACtccctttttgcttttaatactCAAGCCACTTTGGCTCCTTGGCTGCCTGTTCCAGCCTACCTCACAGGGGTGTTTGGAGGTTCAATCACTTCAGGTTCATGCAGCTCTTGGAGGATGTGAAgcaatatatatattattattttattcgCACTTGAAAATAAAGGTCTTCTTAAATCCATGATCTTTGTTATTACAATAattttctctctggttttgACTCAAGACTCAGAGTGATGCAGGGTTTTTTGAACAAGTGAGCCTGTTCAGTCTCACATATTCCCAAGGGATTTGGGAAAGGGAATAACTAAAAGAGCAACCAGTTTTGGTGATGGTAATAAAGCATTTAGGATGACAGGAATGAAAGCTGAGTGGGAAGAACTGCCCAGGCAACTCTTGACAGAGAATAATTGCATGACAATATGGCAGCCAATAAACACTTGCAGTATTGCAAATTTTAtgtatacataaaatatatttgcattaaaaaatatacatacaCCCCCCTGAATTTATTAACACAGTGATGAGGTCTGCACTATCCCTCCAGAGGGACAAGATTTTGGGTGATGTATAGACTGGGTTTTAAAGCATCAGACCTGTTTTCAACAACAGTCACAAAGTTCATTATTTAAAGAACACAGCGTAGCAAGGACATCTCACTGCCCATAACCTGGTCATGTCCAACTCACAAAACAGGCACTGAGGATCTGTTGTACATCCCTCAAGCTCCTTCTGTgggctggttttggctgggatggatttaatttaattccCAACACGGAATGGAGGTTTGATTGGTGCTGGGAACAGTGCTGATAattcagggatgtttttgttatgGCTGAGCAGGACTcagtcaaggccttttctgctcctcaccccacccGAGGGCTGGGGGTCACAAGGAGTTGGGAGAGGGCAGAACCAGGGCAGCTGGTCCCAGGTGAcccaagggatattccagaccatttGGGGTCATGCTCAGTAATAAAACTTGCAGGAagaacaaagaaggaaaaggtttttGGAGTGATGGAGtttttcttcccaagtcactgttacaTGTGGtgcattcctgctctcctggggatggctggacacctgcctgcccatgggaagtggtgaataAATTCCTTGCTCTGCTTTGCTTGCACAGCTTTTGTTTTAGCTAATAATCTGTCTCTATCTCAATCCAcgagttttttctcttttactcttctgcttttctccccATTCCATCAGGGCAGAAGTGAGCAAGGGCTGCCTGAAGCTGAATTTCTGGCTTGGGTTAAACCAAAACATAGTGAAGAAAATCTCTGGTAATAAATCTGGATAAATTCAGATCAGACTGAGCCTCAGATTTCCCTGCTACCCCAATGAAACACCTCTCTGGTGTATAAATCACAGAGGTGTAATTCCAAATGGGATTGTCTCCATTTCTGTCTCTGGATGCTGGACCTTATGTCCATCAAGGTCTGGCATTTCAGCCCAGCAGCCACCCTCACTGCAGGCTCATTCTTCCATTTGTGCCAAATTTCTGTGGAGCCCTTCAGTGTCCATCTCACCTCTGCACTCCCCATGAACCTGTGTGGAACCTGGGCTTGGCCTCACGTGAGACAACTCCCACAGCTCTCCTCTGCTGATGGCCCTACAGGGATCTGCTTCTCCCAACCCAATTCCCTGCCCTGTTTCTCTCCTGCAGTGACCACTGAGAGTTCTTCCCAAGAGTTTCCTCATTCCACGCTTATTGAGAACTTGTCTCCTAGGACATCACTGGTGTTTTCCTTtggagggctggcagggcagcagctggaacCAAACTCTTTGATAGTGTTCAAGCTATGGAAGAAAAgagttgttttgtttgataTTTCCCTTCCAAAGCTGTTGCAGGACCTCAGAAAAGCTCGTCCTTTATGACCTGAAGAACAGATCAGTTTTCAAATTTGTGATTGGAACACGGCTTTCCAAAAGTCTGCAATCAGTGACTtgtccccctccctgctctggtccATGGCCAGGACACAGACTGGAGATGGTCCATGACTGACCTTGGACAGGCACTTCAGTCACTAAGACTGGAGTTTCCCCACTGAAAATCAGGTTTATGCATGAGCAGCCTTTATGGAGTGCTCTGTCAAGGAGAACGAACATCGTGTACCCTCTGCCCACTGTCACCTTCACTGTGGATGCAAAcgcctgcccctgtccctgtcacttGTTCCATGTCCTTGACTTTGGGACAGGGGAACTCAACACCACTTCTTGCTTCTGCCTCTTTATCTACTGCTAGAACAGAGGAGATTGTCACTAAATTAATTCTCCCCTTCTGATCAGGCAGATTAGCTGCTCATCAGTTGTAATTAAAAGCAGGGAAACTCCTTCAGAGCCAAAGATATCTATACTGGCTTACCCACAGTCCAGAATACAGACCACAGGTGGTGATTTCCCAAGGTGTAAAGGCAAATTTCCCAAGCTCCCTGAAGGATCAGTAAGCCAAACAGATGAATTTGCTCTTTCTGGATgacaaaatgatttttcttcaaaaagacAGGTCCCATCTGAAGTCCACCACTCGCTGCTTGGCTGCCAGGTCAGATATAACTCTGACAGACACCTCAAGAGCAACAGCTTCCTGTCAGTCACAGCCTCAATGTTTTCTCTGTTCACTGGAGACTGTTTGGAGCATCTTTTCCTGTCCtcaagaggaaggaagaagagaagcaCCATGTCCAAGCTCCTTTCCCTGGTGCCAAGCAGTCTTCAAGGTGGCTGTTATCACCCCAGGTGCATTTATGTTTCCATGGAGGGAGCCTGGACCTGGCACAAGCATTGCTGCCActctccagctggagctgggagtggGAGTTGAGGAGGTTGGAGCcattctccctttccttccctccctctgaCGTTGTTTGGTTCCAAAGAGCATTGAAACATCTGTGACATCATGGCCCAATCCCAGCAGGGTTTGTCCATCAGCCTCACTCCCCAAATTAAACATCCCTGCCCCTTGTGCTgcctgggacaggcaggagggggGTTATGCAAGGAGTAGAAAAgcacttttcccttttccattaAATCCTGTTATTTCCACAAGCAAGCATCACCCTGGATGGTTTCCTTACAGCTGGCTGTGTTTTAAGATCATGGACTGcacttttcccccttctttttgtctttccagAAGTGAAGCTGGAGGTGCAGGTGGAGGGGCTGCCTGTCTGAAACCTTGGGCAGGTGCtcagcatggtttgggttgtgGGGCTGTGTCCATGTCCTCAATCACAAATCAGGAATCTGGGAGATGGTCAGTGTCCCCTATGACTCCCTTAAATAAAATTCCAGGCACACACGGGCACAGAGTGATTTCATATAAATGACTGACTCCTTGAAACTTCTATATCCAGGAGGGAAACAGAAGAGGGATGACAGCAACAGTCCATTTTAGAGCCTGTGCCTCTGGCTCAATAATGTGTGAAAATACAGGGCCTTTCCCTAAACCATCACTGCCACCCCAGCtctcacagctcctggcagaagTCTGAAGTTGCAGTTCCTGACCATGTTCCTCAAGGACGTGGACTCAGTGAAGTGCAGGtgggaattaattttctttgtcatCTCCTCTtgcccctcctcaccctccacATCCACCcacaagaagattttttttgcttgtttctaGCCCTGATATACtgaattaatgttttttttttttaaagactgaagCCCTTTCATGCCCTACACCcaacctgcagcagctggttCACCAGGCACAGACCTCTCTGCCCTCTGTGTGCAGTCAGAGCTCACCCCTGCTCTTGCTTTCCATCATTTCAATTTGCTGCTCTCGCTGAAGCAGTAAATAATTAATCACCCTCGTGACTTTGTTTCACTGATGATTTTTGGTTTGTCCTGTGTGCCTGAAAATAAATGCTCACTTGAAGTTCCCATAGGTCTCAGGAGTGGCATTTCTTGGTGACAAGTACAAAGGTTAAGAGAATTTTACAGAGTGCTGATGATACTTCCTCTGGTCCATTTTAGATATGGCTGGAACTTCACatgcatgaaaaaaaagattttattttatttttagatacaGAAGTAAGTTACAAGATGATAAGAGAGTTAGAGACACCACAAGGAAGTGGATTTGGTATGTTGAGTCTGTGAAATTGGAGAGATGTGATAATAACCACATTCAGCAAGGTGATTGACAGCAAGGGAAAATATCATTAAACCAAGATCATCTGGGCAAGAGTGAGTAATTTTAGATGCACCATACAGACTAGATTTGGGAAGAAGCTCCAGACTATGATATCATTGTTTTCAGGACAGATCTTAGAGGCTGCTGGAGGGAATTAGGATCAGTCTCCTATGTTAACACACAGACGTGTCCCTTCAGTCCTTTCTGTTTAATGACTTCTGCTACGTTTGGTACAAATCCATGGCTGGAGTCACAAATAAAATGTACAGACAGTGATTGAGCTGTGAACCATGCTGGAAGAACTCCTGGGAGACTGGAGGAACTGCCATGTTCACCAGTTACACAGCCAGGAGGGGGAATATCCATGACCCtttcagccctgtgctgtcTCCTTCTGTTGCAGCCCTACAACTCCAACCCAAACAAGGACTAAATTGCTGATCCTTTCCTGCACTTGTCTTCAtcatcacagaatggtttgggtccgaaaggaccctaaagatcatcaCATTCTGAACCTCTGCCTGGGCAGGAATGTTtgccaccatcccaggttgctccaatccctgtccaacctgtccttgaatgcttccagggattgggcagccacagcttttgtgGACAACATGTTCCAttgtctcaccaccctcacatgGAGTTTTTCTGAATATCTCATTCaaacctgctctctttcagCTTGAAGCCACTgccccttgccctgtcactccACGCTCTTGTCCCCAAGGAGTTTTCTCCTTTGCTCACCCTGCCTGGTGGCTGAAGGGGAGGACAAGCTGTCACAAGACCATGGCCCAGAGCCACAGGACACCATCAGTTCCGCATGGTTTACAACCCTGCAGATCCCAGGAAcccacctccctcctgctccaaTCCCATGCCCTCCCTGGGTGCAGCCCACCAGCTGGCACGGGGTGGTTTGGCTGCTCGGGTCAGCTGGCAAGACGTGGCCATGGCTCAGGTCGGGCATCTTGTAACGTGAGGGGTTGCAACACCTCCCTACATCACCAATCTCCATGGGAACAGGGCAATGAACTCTCTGTTCTGCAGGCAGCCACTCCTCCACCCACCTTGTTCTGTCCCAGAGCCTTTATATGCAGAGGCACTGCCTGTGCTCGGTCTCGGACAGCTTCTGTTCACACTGGTGTTGTCTCCATCCCTGCAAAAGCCACCTTGCTGCCAGCTGCCAGTCATGAGAATCCTTTTCTTCCTCGTCGCtgttctcttcttcctcttccaggctgctccaggtaAGGCTGAAAAGAGATGAGATGGAGGCTGAAAGGGTGAAGATGCAGAGAAGTTCACTAGATCCCAGTGCTGAGGGTCAGATTACCTCTCTGCTCCTGGAATCCAAGACTTTCCTATCAGAATTCCCCTTCCCTGGTCATAGTCCTAATTTTCAAGCTATCGATTCAAGGTTCTTGATAGTCATACTGATGGTTCCTTTCTAGCTTATGATGgcaagatggggaaaaaaaaaagatgttccTGTATTGACCTTGGTGCCAGAAAAGGTTTTGGAGCAGCTCATCTCGAGTGCCTTCATGTGGCATGTACAGAACACCCAGGGAATCAGGCACAGCCTGAAAAGCTGATTctgcttgaccaacctgatctcttCCAATTAGTGGATTAGGTATCTAGCTGGATTTTGGTAAATCCTTGACACCATTTCCCACAGAAttttcctggagaaactggTTGCTCCTGGCTTGGGTGGGTGCACTGTTCACTGGGTTAAAACCTACCaggatggccaggcccagagggGTGTGGGGAATGGAGTTAAGACCAGCTGAGGCTGTCACCAGTGgtgctccccagggctcagtgctggggctggtCCTGTTTGATATCTTCGTGAATGATCCAGATGAGGGGATCGAGGGAAAcctcagcaaatttgcagattACACCAAGTTAGgcaggagtgttgatctgctggagggcaggaaggctctgcagagggatctggaggggctggatccatgggatgAGGCAAAttgtgaggttcaacaaggccaagtgctgtTCACAAcaattcctgcagctccaggctggggcagagtgcctggaaaactggaaaaggccctggaggtgctggtgacagcagctggacatgagccaggtgtgcccaggtgggcaaaAGGCCAATggcacctgggctgtgccagctctggggtggcagcagaagcagagcagtgactgtcccctgtgctggcacctcCTGACAAGagggacattgaggggctggagcgtgtccaggggagggaacagagctggggaaggggctggagcaccaggagaggctgaaggagctgggaaaggggctcagcctggagaaaaggaagctcaggagggaccttgtggctctgcacagcttcctgacaggaggggacagccagggggtcaggctctgctcccagggaacagggacatgACAAGAGAAAACAACATCAAGTCGTACCTGGGGAGAtttaaattggatattaggaaacatttcttcagcAAAAGTGTTCTCCaaccctggcacagctgtcTAGGGCAGTggtggattccccatccctggagggatttaaaagccatgcagatgtggcacttggggacgtgggtcagtggtggccttggcagtgctgggggatggttggacttgatggttTGGAGGATTCAAGGAcccttttccaacctgaacaaTTCCCTGAGGATTTTATTGAGGCAATTCTTATAATAATGCTAAAGATGTAACCCAGCAACACGAGAACTCTCTCTTCTCACATTCTCACCCACATGTCCTGACTGTGTATTCTGCATTAGCAGACCTCATCTGTTTTTGGGAAAAATGTTATCCAGTCAAGTTTTGCCTGAACTCTGTATTGTCCGTGTGCATTAAGTGGGTTTGGAGCCCACGTATCATTCCAGgctatttgggattttttgaagCAGCTGAAGTTGTCCCAATTTGATTTGCAGCAGTCTCAAATTTGTACCAGCTTTCTTAGACCATGAAATGTCTGTCTactcaaagaaaaaatgtagaACCATTGAGACAAAATCTGTACTGCATGTTTTGGGATTGCTTTCTTGGGCTTTTCCTACTTCATGCACTacaaaatgtattatttatatCAAAAGACACTGTGACCTCTGAGATGGCTGCAGGATGGGTACAATTCCAGTAAAATCTCTGGGAAAAGGGTCACCAGTTATTTTCTATCTCTTCATAAAGATTATATGCATAAAACACTACAGGGCTTTTTAATTTAAGAGATAAGGGAAACCAAGGTCTAATGGTAGGTTTAAAATCAGCTGAGTGACATCAAAAACATGTAATCCTTGAATAATATGTGATTAAGAGAAAGGACTCAAGAACCACTGTGACAAAGTGATTGAGATGTGGTAGATCTGATTTGGACTAAAGCTGTGATGCCTTTCAAATTAGGGATGGAATACGATTTGATGACAAAACCTTAGCACAGTGCCAGGTAGATCTCACGCCTCAATCCTCCAGTTGTCTGCCAGGACAAACAAAGgtgaatttttccctttttttttgcagcttaCAGCCAGGAAGCCGCTGACACTCTCGCATGCCGGCAGAACCGGGGCTCCTGCTCCTTcgtgccctgctctgctcctctggttGACATCGGGACCTGCCGCGGTGGGAAGCTAAAATGCTGCAAATGGTAAGAGGGATTCCTCCAGGGAAGCGCTGCTGCACCAAACACAAGCAGGATCACTGGGCTTTCCTCCTTTTTAGCATCACAGCCCACTCTCCAGCCCCCTACAGCCTCCAAAAAGTACCTGCTGATTGCTGGGGTTTGTGTGCAGTGAAAACAAGGCAGAGCCTTTGTGGCGTGGAAATattccagagaaaaagagacaTTGTTTACAaaaatgacaggacaaggggcagtggCTTCAGTCTGACAGAAAGTAGACCTGGAttggatgttaggaagaaatttgtccctgtgagggtgggaaggctctggcacagggtgcccagagaagctgtggctgctgcatccctggaaatattcaaggccaggtcggacagagcttggagcaacctgggataggggaaggtgtccctggtaTTCTGGGGCACCAAGCAGCCACAAATGAGCAGCTGTGGTGACAGCCCCATCCTGTATTTTA encodes the following:
- the LOC134547656 gene encoding gallinacin-9 isoform X2, with translation MRILFFLVAVLFFLFQAAPAYSQEAADTLACRQNRGSCSFVPCSAPLVDIGTCRGGKLKCCKW
- the LOC134547654 gene encoding gallinacin-10-like — translated: MKILYLLFAVFLLLFQATSGSADPLFADTVECRSQGKFCRAGVCPPTFAATGTCHGGMLNCCSK
- the LOC134547656 gene encoding gallinacin-9 isoform X1, which gives rise to MRILFFLVAVLFFLFQAAPAYSQEAADTLACRQNRGSCSFVPCSAPLVDIGTCRGGKLKCCKWTPSS